A section of the Gallus gallus isolate bGalGal1 chromosome 4, bGalGal1.mat.broiler.GRCg7b, whole genome shotgun sequence genome encodes:
- the MMAA gene encoding methylmalonic aciduria type A protein, mitochondrial, with the protein MLTERGHKVSVLAVDPSSSTSGGSLLGDKTRMTELSRDMNAYIRPSPTRGTLGGVTRTTNEAILLCEGGGYNVVLVETVGVGQSEFAVADMVDMFILVLPPAGGDELQGIKRGIIEMADLVAINKADGDLIVPARRIQAEYVSAMKLLRKRSKVWRPKVMRISAKTGEGISDMWDKMTEFRDLMLTSGELIAKRRKQQKVWMWNLIQENMLEHFRSHLAVKDKIPLLEEKVLSGVLSPGLAADLLLKAFKDGL; encoded by the exons ATGCTTACAGAAAGGGGACACAAAGTGTCAGTGCTGGCTGTAGACCCCTCCTCTAGTACAAGTGGTG GTTCTTTATTGGGTGATAAAACGCGGATGACTGAGTTGTCAAGAGACATGAATGCATACATCAGACCATCTCCAACCAGGGGGACGTTAGGAGGTGTAACAAGGACCACAAATGAAGCCATTCTGCTGTGCGAAGGAGGAGGCTACAATGTTGTTCTTGTGGAAACAGTAG GTGTGGGACAGTCAGAATTTGCTGTGGCTGATATGGTTGATATGTTTATATTAGTGCTGCCACCAGCGGGTGGTGATGAATTACAG GGTATCAAACGGGGTATAATTGAGATGGCAGATCTAGTTGCTATAAATAAAGCTGATGGGGATTTAATTGTGCCTGCACGGAGAATACAAGCTGAATATGTTAGTGCTATGAAGCTGCTTCGCAAGCGTTCAAAGGTTTGGAGACCAAAG GTAATGCGTATCTCCGCCAAAACTGGAGAAGGTATCTCAGATATGTGGGATAAAATGACAGAATTTCGCGACCTCATGCTCACAAGTGGTGAGCTGATTGCCAAACGACGGAAACAGCAGAAAGTGTGGATGTGGAATCTCATCCAAGAAAATATGTTGGAACATTTCCGGAGTCACTTGGCAGTCAAAGATAAGATTCCACTTCTAGAAGAAAAAGTTCTTAGTGGTGTGTTGTCTCCTGGGCTGGCAGCCgatctgctgctgaaagcattcaaggatGGTCTCTGA